A stretch of Anaeromyxobacter dehalogenans 2CP-1 DNA encodes these proteins:
- a CDS encoding NFACT RNA binding domain-containing protein: MSLTARELAEVVAELAPLAGAHVDAVRMHAERALTLSLRGRAGDALLLLSAEPDVTRLHAVGRRPPQPDTPYAAQAVLRRELEGARLAGLETLPGDRVVALSFERAPARGGPVRLVAELTGRHGNLFLVDAAGVIRAAAARNLSQRRDLAVGRPYQAPSLPPGGAGTDAGQGALRFPPVPGARFPLSAAIEAAYLAREEARRLAEARRRLREPVRAALARAGRALVKLADEAARVPAAEADRRAADLLKTHLRAVRRGATEVTVTEWTEEGPREVRVAVDPALTPQANLERYYRRYRRIVESAARVEARAAEVRAREAALRALLARIDAAGAADLPRLEREARRLAAGPRPAAPPRRKHDEPAPPYRTFRSLSGATVLVGRGAAENDALTLRVARGNDLWLHARGLPGAHVVVRLEKGKAPDADTLVDAAHLALHFSDARGAPQADVAYTRARFVKKPKGSAPGAVTYSQEKVMLLRTEPGRVERLLAEEEGEQGERGTPVCPRPARPPGARQR, from the coding sequence ATGTCGCTCACCGCACGCGAGCTCGCCGAGGTGGTCGCCGAGCTCGCCCCGCTCGCCGGGGCGCACGTGGACGCGGTGCGCATGCACGCGGAGCGGGCGCTCACGCTCTCGCTCCGCGGGCGCGCCGGCGACGCGCTGCTGCTGCTCTCCGCCGAGCCCGACGTCACCCGCCTCCACGCCGTCGGCCGCCGCCCCCCTCAGCCCGACACCCCCTACGCCGCCCAGGCGGTGCTCCGCCGCGAGCTGGAGGGCGCGCGCCTCGCCGGCCTGGAGACGCTCCCGGGCGACCGGGTGGTGGCGCTCTCCTTCGAGCGCGCCCCGGCGCGGGGCGGGCCGGTGCGCCTGGTGGCGGAGCTCACCGGCCGCCACGGCAACCTGTTCCTGGTGGACGCGGCCGGGGTCATCCGCGCCGCCGCCGCCCGCAACCTCTCGCAGCGCCGCGACCTCGCGGTGGGCCGCCCCTACCAGGCGCCCTCGCTGCCGCCCGGCGGCGCCGGCACCGACGCCGGCCAGGGCGCGCTCCGGTTCCCGCCGGTGCCGGGCGCGCGGTTTCCGCTCTCGGCCGCCATCGAGGCCGCCTACCTCGCGCGCGAGGAGGCGCGGCGCCTGGCCGAGGCGCGTCGGCGGCTGCGCGAGCCGGTGCGCGCGGCCCTGGCCCGGGCCGGCCGCGCGCTCGTGAAGCTGGCGGACGAGGCGGCGCGGGTGCCGGCCGCCGAGGCGGACCGGCGCGCCGCCGACCTGCTCAAGACCCACCTGCGCGCGGTCCGGCGCGGCGCCACCGAGGTGACGGTCACCGAGTGGACCGAGGAGGGCCCGCGCGAGGTGCGCGTGGCGGTGGATCCCGCGCTCACGCCGCAGGCCAACCTGGAGCGGTACTACCGGCGCTACCGCCGCATCGTGGAGAGCGCCGCGCGGGTGGAGGCCCGCGCCGCCGAGGTGCGCGCCCGCGAGGCCGCGCTGCGCGCGCTGCTCGCCCGGATCGACGCGGCCGGCGCCGCCGACCTGCCCCGGCTCGAGCGCGAGGCGCGCCGCCTCGCCGCCGGCCCGCGCCCGGCCGCACCGCCGCGCCGCAAGCACGACGAGCCCGCGCCGCCGTACCGCACGTTCCGCTCGCTCTCCGGCGCGACGGTCCTCGTCGGGCGCGGCGCGGCGGAGAACGACGCGCTCACGCTGCGGGTGGCCCGCGGCAACGACCTGTGGCTGCACGCGCGCGGCCTGCCCGGCGCGCACGTGGTGGTCCGGCTGGAGAAGGGGAAGGCGCCGGACGCGGACACGCTGGTGGACGCCGCCCACCTCGCGCTGCACTTCTCCGACGCCCGCGGGGCGCCGCAGGCCGACGTCGCCTACACCCGCGCCCGCTTCGTGAAGAAGCCGAAGGGCTCGGCGCCGGGCGCGGTCACCTACAGCCAGGAGAAGGTCATGCTCCTGCGCACCGAGCCCGGGCGCGTCGAGCGCCTGCTCGCCGAGGAGGAGGGCGAGCAGGGCGAACGGGGCACGCCGGTCTGCCCGCGCCCCGCGCGTCCGCCCGGCGCGCGGCAGAGGTAG
- a CDS encoding membrane protein: MTSRARLLTFGLAAAWLAIGYLNVARGTSHAGAGYRFWSFQHHCYSDVIALHGDRYLGGGRPLPYLEDRIEYPVLLGIALWLPSFAPGGALGHFTVSYAVLALCLFAALLALERLPGARPFWLGATPALVYYAGLNWDLLPIALLCGALLALARDRPGAGGALTALGTSAKLFPGVLAPPALLALAGDGARAPLLRFGAGLAAALLAVNLPFALAAPAGWSWFFRFNAGRGAENSIWDALGVGRGPLLEVLSTGPMLLAVALACAAAWRAARSGGDAGRAVRLGVALALTAWIATNKVWSPQYALYGFLAGALAAAPAGLFLVLCAASVADFHIAFEVRARRWEPWFRDHVFHPDGVVRSLLWLLLAAWIARELWRCARAAPAEAHAEAVSSPSTR; the protein is encoded by the coding sequence GTGACCTCCCGGGCCCGGCTCCTCACCTTCGGCCTCGCCGCTGCGTGGCTGGCGATCGGCTACCTGAACGTCGCGCGCGGGACCTCGCACGCCGGCGCGGGCTACCGCTTCTGGTCGTTCCAGCACCACTGCTACTCCGACGTCATCGCCCTGCACGGCGACCGCTACCTGGGCGGCGGCCGGCCGCTGCCGTACCTCGAGGATCGGATCGAGTACCCGGTGCTGCTGGGGATCGCGCTCTGGCTCCCCAGCTTCGCCCCGGGCGGCGCGCTCGGGCACTTCACCGTGAGCTACGCCGTGCTGGCGCTGTGCCTGTTCGCGGCGCTGCTCGCGCTGGAGCGGCTGCCCGGGGCGCGCCCGTTCTGGCTCGGGGCGACGCCGGCGCTCGTGTACTACGCCGGGCTGAACTGGGATCTCCTGCCGATCGCGCTCCTCTGCGGGGCGCTGCTCGCGCTCGCGCGCGACCGGCCCGGCGCGGGCGGGGCGCTCACCGCCCTCGGCACCTCGGCGAAGCTGTTCCCGGGCGTGCTCGCCCCGCCGGCGCTCCTCGCGCTCGCCGGCGACGGGGCGCGCGCGCCGCTGCTCCGCTTCGGGGCCGGCCTCGCCGCCGCGCTCCTCGCGGTGAACCTGCCCTTCGCGCTCGCCGCGCCGGCGGGCTGGAGCTGGTTCTTCCGCTTCAACGCCGGGCGCGGCGCCGAGAACTCGATCTGGGACGCGCTGGGGGTGGGGCGCGGGCCGCTGCTCGAGGTCCTCTCCACCGGGCCGATGCTCCTCGCGGTGGCGCTCGCCTGCGCCGCGGCCTGGCGCGCCGCGCGGTCGGGGGGCGACGCCGGGCGGGCGGTGCGGCTCGGCGTCGCGCTCGCGCTCACCGCCTGGATCGCCACGAACAAGGTCTGGAGCCCGCAGTACGCGCTGTACGGGTTCCTGGCCGGCGCGCTCGCCGCCGCCCCCGCCGGCTTGTTCCTCGTGCTCTGCGCGGCCTCGGTGGCCGACTTCCACATCGCGTTCGAGGTCCGGGCGCGGCGCTGGGAGCCCTGGTTCCGGGACCACGTGTTCCACCCGGACGGCGTGGTGCGCTCGCTGCTCTGGCTCCTGCTCGCCGCCTGGATCGCACGCGAGCTGTGGCGCTGCGCGCGGGCCGCGCCGGCGGAGGCGCACGCCGAGGCGGTCAGTAGTCCCTCGACCAGATGA
- a CDS encoding translocation/assembly module TamB domain-containing protein has protein sequence MGRGASIGAALGAVAGAVGWLLLGLAALAGVALSGAVLVASWGVGRPVVANALVRVADDALAGSFQLERITVLPRGGIELHGLRVFDPEGRLVLEVGRAAVFADLTRLRNRVIGVTAELDRPSVLVEEGEGGLSIARAFAPSHPSPPRPPGAPAPRDDGSGWTLRVERLTLRGGDLWWVDGDGATRLEAQALDLDARGVIGPRRARVQLRLRGAADLPVPGALALDVRLARDGDLLRVSVLRARHGDTVLEAIGEGDLARRSGRLAITRLGVDSEKLRALAPGVALGGDLAAAGYAESDGDVATAALHVAPRAGESRGGGDAAVAVRLDGSRSLGAEVALDALDPSRIWSGLPRGAVTLRARGGLSGTTLDDLRGRAQVSLARSTLRGGELGPGELTARADRGSWEVERLTLQAPGVAVLGSGRWREGAGVSGRISADAGDLARLAANLERLLGQALPPLAGRARVEATLSGTSRAPVLDGTVEGPHLAVGSFALHGAKGSGHVAGPFRAVTGRLHLTADRVRSGGAELARALLLDAELAAADARLDASADVPALGREPVAVQARALRTERGDEVILRELAIAYPGTRYALTAPARLSLTGPRVDRLELASGAQRIRLEGGIGARGALDARAEVEALRLEGLPVGVLPSGAGLAGELSAQASASGTTRRPVAQAHLTLAGARFRGLDGLRAVADAAWDGGARRARLELSAARAAGGTADVRLDLPLPLKGRPGEPVSARVRGEALPLGPILQAGGAALPASGEVSLEVALEGAIGAPSLRAEASLTGGAWDDLSAIGLGLTAEAPGERLTARLEATLEGRPAVSVRGEVPLDLSDLLTPPAAALRALRAGHAAVDARVPGLDLAALAGRLGLPDDLAGRLSGDARLEGTLSAPRGRAAFQVDGGAASGVSGLEVALEAEAGAHRVGATVRLAMGGVEVLRGEGSLAAAPERLLARGGLRSAPLSVVLVVPHASLARTSTSTLLVEGTVDARLTADGTLALPRLSLEAQGRGLQIEGRPLGDVTSQARWADGRGSARVTLAARAGGTLEATAAVDAPLGLDTRAADLRRAPAELALRARDLDLGFLPAVLSGWVRTASGKLQADVTARGPLARPSPRGTVRLADGRLAVSEYGDWTQIQVDASVTDDAVEIRRVAARRAHGSFEAHGALRGMGGPDARLEGRIVSRELPIMRAGMELATLDLQVDATGGYQPGALQVKLTVPRGTIRLPKRAPRALQPLERRRDIVVGRQPEPKRAPLPVPRGPGDRPFTLTAQLVAPGRLMVVSDNPRIRVELKANVTYELSGANDFATGTIEVVRGEVEPIGGRNFQIERGKVTFTGGPPRAALLDVEATYDNPVAKVTVAVAGPVSDPEIRLSSQPPMDDGQIALLIATGRTELKPGSGGVGTLTGEEAGRAALGAVATQAFKNLVADKLPLDTVAVDAGALRAGKYVTDKIYVGYTRRFDVQLEQGQNVNEVRVEYQITRRWTFESRYGDAQSGGASLIWSRDY, from the coding sequence GTGGGCCGCGGGGCCTCCATCGGCGCCGCCCTGGGGGCCGTCGCCGGCGCGGTGGGCTGGCTCCTGCTCGGGCTCGCCGCGCTCGCCGGCGTGGCGCTCTCCGGCGCCGTCCTGGTTGCGTCCTGGGGGGTGGGCCGCCCGGTGGTCGCGAACGCGCTGGTGCGCGTCGCCGACGACGCGCTGGCCGGGAGCTTCCAGCTGGAGCGGATCACCGTCCTCCCGCGGGGCGGCATCGAGCTGCACGGCCTGCGGGTGTTCGATCCGGAGGGCCGGCTGGTGCTCGAGGTCGGGCGCGCGGCGGTGTTCGCCGACCTCACCCGGCTCCGCAACCGCGTCATCGGCGTCACCGCCGAGCTGGACCGGCCCTCGGTGCTCGTCGAGGAGGGCGAGGGCGGGCTGTCCATCGCGCGGGCCTTCGCCCCCAGCCACCCCTCGCCGCCGCGCCCGCCCGGCGCCCCCGCGCCGCGTGACGACGGGTCCGGCTGGACGCTGCGCGTGGAGCGGCTCACGCTGCGCGGCGGCGACCTGTGGTGGGTGGACGGCGACGGGGCCACGCGGCTCGAGGCGCAGGCGCTCGACCTCGACGCGCGCGGCGTGATCGGGCCGCGGCGGGCCCGGGTCCAGCTCCGGCTGCGGGGCGCGGCCGACCTGCCGGTGCCGGGCGCGCTCGCGCTCGACGTGCGCCTGGCGCGCGACGGCGACCTCCTGCGGGTCTCGGTGCTCCGCGCCCGCCACGGGGACACGGTGCTGGAGGCGATCGGGGAGGGCGACCTCGCCCGGCGCAGCGGGCGGCTGGCGATCACGCGGCTCGGGGTCGACTCGGAGAAGCTCCGCGCGCTCGCGCCGGGAGTGGCGCTGGGCGGCGACCTCGCCGCGGCGGGCTACGCCGAGTCGGATGGGGACGTCGCCACCGCCGCGCTGCACGTGGCGCCGCGGGCCGGGGAGTCGCGGGGCGGCGGCGACGCGGCGGTGGCGGTGCGGCTCGACGGGTCCCGCTCGCTCGGCGCCGAGGTGGCGCTCGACGCGCTCGACCCCTCGCGGATCTGGTCGGGCCTGCCGCGCGGCGCGGTCACGCTGCGGGCGCGCGGCGGGCTGTCCGGCACGACCCTCGACGACCTGCGCGGCCGCGCCCAGGTGTCGCTCGCGCGCTCGACCTTGCGCGGCGGGGAGCTCGGCCCGGGCGAGCTGACGGCCCGCGCCGACCGCGGCAGCTGGGAGGTGGAGCGGCTCACGCTCCAGGCGCCGGGGGTGGCGGTGCTCGGGTCGGGCCGCTGGCGCGAGGGGGCGGGGGTCTCCGGTCGCATCTCCGCCGACGCCGGCGACCTGGCCCGCCTCGCCGCGAACCTGGAGCGGCTGCTGGGCCAGGCGCTGCCGCCGCTCGCCGGGCGGGCGCGGGTCGAGGCGACGCTCTCCGGCACCTCGCGCGCCCCGGTGCTGGACGGCACGGTGGAGGGGCCGCACCTGGCGGTGGGGAGCTTCGCGCTCCACGGGGCGAAGGGGAGCGGGCACGTGGCCGGGCCGTTTCGGGCCGTCACCGGCCGGCTGCACCTCACCGCCGACCGGGTGCGCAGCGGCGGGGCCGAGCTGGCGCGCGCGCTGCTGCTCGACGCGGAGCTCGCGGCGGCGGACGCGCGCCTGGACGCCTCGGCGGACGTCCCGGCGCTGGGGCGGGAGCCGGTGGCGGTGCAGGCGCGCGCGCTCCGCACCGAGCGCGGCGACGAGGTGATCCTCCGCGAGCTCGCCATCGCGTACCCGGGCACCCGTTACGCGCTCACCGCGCCGGCGCGGCTGTCCCTCACCGGCCCGCGGGTGGACCGGCTCGAGCTCGCCTCCGGCGCCCAGCGCATCCGGCTGGAGGGCGGGATCGGGGCGCGCGGCGCGCTCGACGCCCGGGCCGAGGTCGAGGCGCTGCGCCTCGAGGGGCTGCCGGTGGGGGTGCTCCCGAGCGGCGCCGGGCTGGCGGGCGAGCTGAGCGCGCAGGCGTCGGCCTCCGGCACCACGCGGCGGCCGGTGGCGCAGGCGCACCTCACGCTCGCCGGGGCTCGGTTCCGCGGGCTCGACGGGCTGCGCGCCGTCGCCGACGCGGCCTGGGACGGCGGCGCCCGGCGCGCCCGGCTGGAGCTGTCGGCGGCGCGCGCGGCGGGCGGCACCGCCGACGTGCGCCTCGACCTGCCGCTGCCGCTGAAGGGCCGGCCGGGCGAGCCGGTGTCGGCCCGGGTCCGCGGGGAGGCGCTGCCGCTCGGCCCCATCCTGCAGGCGGGCGGCGCGGCGCTGCCCGCGAGCGGCGAGGTGTCGCTCGAGGTCGCGCTGGAGGGGGCGATCGGCGCGCCCTCGCTCCGGGCCGAGGCCTCGCTCACCGGCGGCGCGTGGGACGACCTGTCGGCCATCGGCCTCGGCCTCACGGCGGAGGCGCCGGGCGAGCGGCTTACGGCCAGGCTCGAGGCGACGCTGGAGGGGCGCCCGGCGGTCTCGGTGCGCGGCGAGGTGCCGCTCGACCTGTCCGACCTCCTTACCCCGCCCGCCGCCGCGCTCCGCGCGCTCCGCGCCGGCCACGCCGCCGTGGACGCGCGGGTGCCGGGGCTGGACCTCGCGGCGCTGGCGGGGCGGCTGGGCCTGCCGGACGATCTCGCCGGCCGGCTGAGCGGCGACGCGCGGCTGGAGGGGACGCTGTCGGCCCCGCGCGGGCGGGCCGCGTTCCAGGTGGACGGTGGGGCCGCGAGCGGGGTGAGCGGGCTGGAGGTGGCGCTCGAGGCGGAGGCCGGCGCGCACCGGGTGGGCGCCACCGTCCGCCTCGCCATGGGCGGCGTGGAGGTGCTGCGCGGCGAGGGGTCGCTCGCGGCGGCGCCGGAGCGGCTGCTGGCGCGCGGGGGGCTGCGCAGCGCGCCGCTCTCGGTGGTGCTGGTGGTGCCGCACGCGTCGCTCGCCCGCACCTCCACGAGCACGCTCCTCGTCGAGGGGACGGTGGACGCGCGGCTCACCGCGGACGGGACGCTCGCGCTCCCCCGGCTCTCGCTCGAGGCGCAGGGGCGCGGGCTGCAGATCGAGGGCCGGCCGCTCGGCGACGTGACCTCCCAGGCGCGCTGGGCGGACGGGCGCGGCAGCGCCCGGGTGACGCTCGCGGCGAGGGCCGGCGGCACGCTCGAGGCGACCGCGGCCGTGGACGCGCCGCTCGGCCTCGACACCCGCGCCGCGGACCTGCGCCGCGCACCGGCGGAGCTCGCGCTGCGGGCCCGCGACCTCGACCTCGGGTTCCTGCCGGCGGTGCTGTCCGGCTGGGTGCGGACCGCCTCCGGGAAGCTGCAGGCGGACGTGACCGCGCGGGGCCCGCTCGCGCGCCCGTCGCCGCGCGGGACGGTGCGGCTCGCCGACGGGCGGCTGGCGGTCTCGGAGTACGGCGACTGGACGCAGATCCAGGTGGACGCGTCCGTCACCGACGATGCGGTCGAGATCCGCCGGGTGGCGGCGCGCCGCGCGCACGGGTCGTTCGAGGCGCACGGCGCGCTGCGCGGGATGGGAGGGCCGGACGCGCGCCTGGAGGGCCGGATCGTCAGCCGCGAGCTGCCCATCATGCGCGCCGGCATGGAGCTCGCGACGCTCGACCTGCAGGTGGACGCGACCGGCGGCTACCAGCCAGGGGCGCTGCAGGTGAAGCTCACCGTGCCGCGCGGGACCATCCGGCTGCCGAAGCGCGCCCCCCGTGCGCTGCAGCCGCTGGAGCGCCGCCGCGACATCGTGGTCGGGCGCCAGCCGGAGCCGAAGCGCGCGCCGCTGCCGGTGCCGCGCGGTCCGGGGGATCGGCCGTTCACGCTCACCGCCCAGCTGGTCGCGCCGGGGCGGCTCATGGTGGTGAGCGACAACCCGCGCATCCGCGTCGAGCTGAAGGCGAACGTCACGTACGAGCTCTCCGGCGCGAACGACTTCGCCACCGGCACCATCGAGGTGGTCCGCGGCGAGGTGGAGCCCATCGGCGGCCGCAACTTCCAGATCGAGCGGGGCAAGGTGACGTTCACCGGCGGCCCGCCCAGGGCGGCGCTGCTCGACGTCGAGGCGACGTACGACAACCCGGTCGCCAAGGTGACGGTGGCGGTGGCCGGCCCGGTCTCCGATCCGGAGATCCGCCTGTCCTCGCAGCCGCCCATGGACGACGGGCAGATCGCGCTGCTCATCGCCACCGGCCGCACCGAGCTGAAGCCCGGCTCGGGCGGGGTGGGGACGCTCACCGGCGAGGAGGCGGGCCGGGCCGCCCTGGGCGCGGTCGCGACCCAGGCGTTCAAGAACCTCGTCGCCGACAAGCTCCCGCTCGACACGGTGGCGGTGGACGCGGGCGCGCTGCGCGCCGGCAAGTACGTCACCGACAAGATCTACGTCGGCTACACCCGCCGCTTCGACGTGCAGCTCGAGCAGGGCCAGAACGTGAACGAGGTGCGGGTGGAGTACCAGATCACCCGCCGCTGGACGTTCGAGTCGCGCTACGGCGACGCGCAGTCCGGCGGCGCCAGCCTCATCTGGTCGAGGGACTACTGA
- a CDS encoding ROK family protein encodes MKGLALGVDLGGTNARAAVVDRATGEIVASHKEPLRERGPEAVVATVLHALGQAAGAAGIAPASAGRVGVGVAGQVLGATGVVMNAPNLGWRDVAFGTLLEKALGVPVRVANDLSVAAWGEKRFGAARGIEDVVLVFVGSGVGSGLILGGRLHDGAQGVAGELGHIKVRLPRPGFTPRRCGCGQLGCLEAYTSGVNVAARVREEIAAGAATRVLELVEGDLARVTASVVEEAHALGDAYAVALWDEVAELLGLSVANLVTLLNPARLILGGGVLLGAPRLADLTLRRFDEAVSRSATRGLTVERAWLGDDAGVIGAAVLE; translated from the coding sequence GTGAAGGGGCTCGCGCTGGGCGTTGACCTGGGGGGCACCAACGCGCGCGCCGCGGTGGTGGACCGCGCCACCGGCGAGATCGTGGCCTCGCACAAGGAGCCGCTGCGCGAGCGCGGACCCGAGGCGGTGGTCGCGACCGTCCTCCACGCGCTCGGGCAGGCGGCCGGCGCCGCCGGGATCGCGCCGGCGTCCGCGGGCCGGGTCGGGGTGGGCGTGGCCGGGCAGGTGCTCGGCGCCACCGGCGTGGTGATGAACGCGCCCAACCTGGGCTGGCGCGACGTGGCGTTCGGCACGCTGCTGGAGAAGGCGCTCGGCGTGCCGGTGCGGGTCGCGAACGACCTGTCGGTGGCGGCCTGGGGCGAGAAGCGCTTCGGCGCCGCCCGCGGCATCGAGGACGTGGTGCTGGTGTTCGTCGGCTCCGGCGTGGGCTCCGGCCTCATCCTCGGTGGCCGGCTGCACGACGGCGCCCAGGGGGTGGCCGGCGAGCTCGGGCACATCAAGGTGCGCCTGCCGCGCCCGGGGTTCACGCCGCGCCGCTGCGGCTGCGGCCAGCTCGGCTGCCTCGAGGCGTACACCTCGGGGGTGAACGTGGCCGCGCGCGTGCGCGAGGAGATCGCGGCCGGCGCCGCCACCCGCGTGCTCGAGCTGGTGGAGGGCGACCTCGCCCGCGTCACCGCCAGCGTGGTGGAGGAGGCGCACGCGCTGGGCGACGCCTACGCCGTGGCGCTGTGGGACGAGGTCGCGGAGCTGCTCGGCCTCTCCGTGGCGAACCTGGTCACGCTGCTCAACCCCGCCCGGCTCATCCTGGGGGGCGGCGTGCTGCTGGGCGCACCCCGCCTCGCCGACCTGACGCTCCGCCGCTTCGACGAGGCGGTATCGCGCTCGGCCACGCGGGGGCTCACCGTGGAGCGCGCGTGGCTCGGCGACGACGCCGGGGTCATCGGCGCCGCCGTGCTCGAGTAG
- a CDS encoding lmo0937 family membrane protein has product MLWLLASVLLLVWIVSLAFKVTVGAIHLLLVAALVLYVLGFVRGRHRTVT; this is encoded by the coding sequence ATGCTCTGGCTGCTGGCGTCGGTGCTGCTGCTCGTCTGGATCGTCTCGCTCGCGTTCAAGGTGACGGTGGGCGCCATCCACCTGCTCCTCGTCGCGGCGCTGGTGCTCTACGTGCTGGGCTTCGTCCGGGGCCGCCACCGGACGGTCACCTGA
- a CDS encoding BamA/OMP85 family outer membrane protein encodes MPRRLALPLVALLALSAAGCMAARAKPGEEPVLYGLEIQGTHALDGDDIAEKLATQPSDRWAWQEVRRLDADALAVDRKRVEAYYRERGFYDAKVVDVQVRPDGPGRAKVVMRVEEGEPILVRSVEVSGLDAAPEAKARVGALPIRPGERFTERDYDGARGALLHALRNTGWADGAVTQRAQILPAEHAAEVRYEVTPGTRYRFGPVFVAGTAAVPRDRVREQAGIEIHPGDWFAEDRLAKAQARVFDLGVFGAVRVTRGAPDPQRAVVPIVVAVREVPFRTLRAGPGVGVQANTRWDVNGTVGWSHRNFMGDLRKLQLELRAGYAWLVARPRKEGPIALATAEFSQPGAISRRIDATARLEIERGLEQAYDFWSERLRVGFPFRLARRLTLVPSWNLEVYQLQNAVSTFDPTQPAKQGPELQNCQGSVCLLSYLEQRVGWDGRNDPLNPRRGVWVMLAVQEGFNVGGYGYRYLRFLPEARGFVPLGQKLVLAARARVGALVPVNQAGEPPIVARFTAGGPQSMRGYYTGRLAPMVLRDGDWVPVGGNGLADGSLELRLDLTRSWGAALFVDGGNVSRPSGVPTAYRDVLDPTQVQWAGGLGLRYRTPFGPVRFDVGVQLPTNLAAGVPFHQRFPTVPSVENAGAPIYDKAGNLVGTVPATHREPWIAFHLSIGEAF; translated from the coding sequence GTGCCCCGACGCCTCGCCCTGCCGCTCGTCGCGCTGCTCGCGCTCTCCGCCGCCGGGTGCATGGCCGCGCGGGCGAAGCCCGGCGAGGAGCCGGTCCTGTACGGGCTGGAGATCCAGGGCACCCACGCGCTCGACGGGGACGACATCGCCGAGAAGCTCGCCACCCAGCCCTCCGACCGCTGGGCCTGGCAGGAGGTGCGGCGGCTCGACGCCGACGCGCTCGCGGTGGACCGCAAGCGCGTCGAGGCCTACTACCGCGAGCGCGGCTTCTACGACGCGAAGGTGGTCGACGTGCAGGTGCGGCCCGACGGGCCGGGCCGGGCGAAGGTGGTCATGCGGGTGGAGGAGGGCGAGCCCATCCTCGTCCGGAGCGTCGAGGTCTCGGGCCTCGACGCCGCCCCCGAGGCGAAGGCCCGCGTCGGCGCGCTGCCGATCCGCCCCGGCGAGCGGTTCACCGAGCGCGACTACGACGGGGCCCGCGGCGCGCTGCTCCACGCGCTCCGCAACACCGGCTGGGCGGACGGCGCGGTGACGCAGCGCGCCCAGATCCTGCCCGCCGAGCACGCGGCCGAGGTCCGCTACGAGGTGACGCCGGGCACCCGCTACCGGTTCGGCCCGGTGTTCGTGGCGGGCACCGCCGCGGTGCCGCGCGACCGGGTGCGCGAGCAGGCCGGCATCGAGATCCACCCCGGCGACTGGTTCGCGGAGGACCGGCTGGCGAAGGCGCAGGCGCGGGTGTTCGACCTGGGCGTCTTCGGCGCGGTGCGCGTCACCCGCGGCGCCCCCGACCCGCAGCGCGCGGTGGTGCCGATCGTGGTGGCGGTGCGCGAGGTCCCGTTCCGGACGCTCCGCGCCGGCCCGGGCGTGGGCGTGCAGGCGAACACCCGCTGGGACGTGAACGGCACGGTGGGCTGGAGCCACCGCAACTTCATGGGGGACCTGCGCAAGCTGCAGCTGGAGCTGCGCGCCGGGTACGCCTGGCTGGTGGCGCGGCCGCGGAAGGAGGGGCCCATCGCGCTCGCCACCGCCGAGTTCTCGCAGCCCGGCGCCATCAGCCGCCGCATCGACGCCACCGCGCGGCTCGAGATCGAGCGCGGCCTGGAGCAGGCGTACGACTTCTGGTCGGAGCGGCTGCGGGTGGGGTTTCCGTTCCGCCTCGCCCGCCGCCTGACGCTGGTGCCCAGCTGGAACCTGGAGGTCTACCAGCTCCAGAACGCGGTGAGCACGTTCGATCCCACGCAGCCGGCGAAGCAGGGGCCGGAGCTGCAGAACTGCCAGGGGAGCGTGTGCCTGCTGTCCTACCTGGAGCAGCGGGTGGGCTGGGACGGGCGCAACGACCCGCTCAACCCGCGCCGCGGCGTGTGGGTGATGCTGGCGGTGCAGGAGGGCTTCAACGTCGGCGGCTACGGGTACCGCTACCTGCGGTTCCTGCCCGAGGCGCGCGGCTTCGTGCCGCTGGGCCAGAAGCTGGTGCTGGCCGCCCGCGCCCGGGTGGGCGCGCTCGTCCCGGTGAACCAGGCCGGCGAGCCGCCCATCGTGGCCCGCTTCACCGCCGGCGGCCCGCAGTCGATGCGCGGCTACTACACCGGGCGGCTCGCCCCCATGGTGCTGCGCGACGGCGACTGGGTGCCGGTGGGCGGCAACGGGCTCGCCGACGGCTCGCTGGAGCTGCGCCTCGACCTGACGCGGAGCTGGGGCGCGGCGCTCTTCGTCGACGGCGGCAACGTCTCGCGCCCCTCCGGCGTCCCCACCGCCTACCGCGACGTGCTCGACCCGACCCAGGTCCAGTGGGCGGGCGGCCTGGGCCTGCGCTACCGGACGCCGTTCGGCCCGGTGCGCTTCGACGTGGGCGTGCAGCTCCCCACCAACCTCGCCGCCGGCGTGCCCTTCCACCAGCGCTTCCCGACGGTGCCGAGCGTCGAGAACGCCGGCGCACCCATCTACGACAAGGCCGGCAACCTGGTGGGCACCGTGCCGGCCACGCACCGCGAGCCCTGGATCGCGTTCCACCTCTCCATCGGCGAGGCGTTCTAG